In Haloterrigena turkmenica DSM 5511, a single genomic region encodes these proteins:
- a CDS encoding acyl-CoA dehydrogenase family protein has protein sequence MSTGIDHGRFEEGRGVNYWDLDRPLERELRRLYTNEEFEWAEPRLAEFGAVVGRTIADNADYVDDHGPELEPYDAHGEVWNRVRYPAEQFENDRLAYERGIVADAFEAPLDRDEPMPLAHTLAMQYLLSYADVGFDCPVAMTAGAALVLEKFDDGSLAEYYEALTSREYDDLIEGAMFLTEKQGGSDVGANETRAEYDPESGYWRLSGEKWFCSNVDAEGTLALARTPDAPEGTAGLSMFLVPHSDPDSDARPADGPYTKGDRLEDGPLEPEAVNDQLYRRLKDKLGTTAVPTGEVEFTGAKAFLVGEEEKGFTQMTEMLNLERLSNAAAACGLMGRATLESAIYAANREAFGDTIDRYPLMRADLVDMTVAHEAATAFTFEAARLLSERERAERSARSDDAASADGDAASTTADESADEAYRLMRLLTPIAKLRTGRMAVDTASYAMEIHGGNGYVNDFVTNRLLRDAQVLPIWEGTENVLSLDVLRALEREDAHEPLLETIEDRLETVSHPALADAAETVESEYEELAAALATLATEDGEYAQLSAKCLAHYVFDIFTAALLLEQAQTSLEADDGDRSDGSDENTESGRLALIAQRFVATELEDRPARGITGGDRDVLEAFEPIVRGGPVDPEVLSAAAPADD, from the coding sequence ATGAGTACGGGAATCGATCACGGCCGGTTCGAGGAGGGACGAGGGGTCAACTACTGGGACCTCGATCGACCCCTCGAGCGCGAACTCCGGCGGCTCTACACGAACGAGGAGTTCGAGTGGGCCGAGCCGCGATTGGCCGAGTTCGGCGCGGTCGTCGGCCGCACGATCGCGGACAACGCCGACTACGTCGACGACCACGGGCCGGAACTCGAGCCCTACGACGCCCACGGCGAAGTCTGGAACCGCGTCCGATATCCGGCCGAACAGTTCGAGAACGATCGACTGGCCTACGAGCGGGGGATCGTCGCCGACGCGTTCGAGGCGCCGCTCGACCGCGACGAGCCGATGCCGCTGGCCCACACCCTCGCGATGCAGTACCTGCTGAGCTACGCCGACGTGGGCTTCGACTGCCCAGTCGCGATGACCGCCGGCGCCGCGCTCGTCTTAGAGAAGTTCGACGACGGCTCCCTCGCCGAGTACTACGAGGCCCTGACGAGCCGCGAGTACGACGACCTGATCGAGGGCGCGATGTTCCTCACCGAAAAACAGGGCGGCAGCGACGTCGGCGCCAACGAGACCCGCGCCGAGTACGACCCAGAATCCGGCTACTGGCGCCTCTCCGGCGAGAAGTGGTTCTGTTCGAACGTCGACGCCGAGGGGACCCTCGCGCTCGCCCGGACCCCGGACGCACCGGAGGGGACCGCCGGCCTCTCGATGTTCCTCGTCCCGCACTCCGATCCGGACTCCGACGCCCGTCCCGCCGACGGCCCCTACACGAAGGGCGACCGCCTCGAGGACGGGCCCCTCGAGCCCGAAGCCGTCAACGACCAACTGTACCGACGGCTGAAGGACAAACTGGGTACCACCGCGGTCCCGACCGGCGAAGTCGAGTTCACCGGCGCGAAGGCGTTCCTGGTCGGCGAGGAGGAAAAGGGCTTCACGCAGATGACCGAGATGCTCAATCTCGAACGGCTCTCGAACGCCGCGGCGGCCTGCGGACTGATGGGGCGTGCGACCCTCGAGAGCGCGATCTACGCCGCCAACCGTGAGGCCTTCGGCGACACGATCGACCGGTACCCGCTGATGCGCGCGGATCTCGTGGACATGACCGTCGCTCACGAGGCCGCGACGGCGTTCACGTTCGAGGCGGCGCGGCTGCTCTCCGAGCGCGAGCGGGCGGAACGGAGCGCCCGCTCCGACGACGCCGCGAGCGCGGACGGGGACGCTGCGAGCACGACTGCAGACGAGAGCGCCGACGAGGCCTACCGGCTCATGCGACTCCTCACTCCGATCGCCAAACTCCGAACGGGCCGGATGGCCGTCGACACCGCCTCGTACGCGATGGAAATCCACGGCGGCAACGGCTACGTGAACGACTTCGTCACGAATCGCCTGCTCCGGGACGCGCAGGTACTGCCGATCTGGGAGGGGACCGAGAACGTCCTCTCGCTGGACGTCCTCCGGGCGCTCGAGCGCGAAGACGCCCACGAACCGCTGCTCGAGACGATCGAAGACCGGCTCGAAACGGTCTCCCACCCGGCGCTCGCGGACGCCGCCGAGACCGTCGAATCCGAGTACGAGGAGCTCGCGGCCGCCCTCGCGACGCTGGCGACCGAGGACGGCGAGTACGCACAGTTATCGGCCAAGTGCCTCGCCCACTACGTTTTCGACATCTTCACCGCCGCGTTGCTACTCGAGCAGGCGCAGACGAGCCTCGAGGCCGACGACGGAGACAGGAGTGACGGGAGCGACGAGAACACCGAGAGCGGTCGGCTCGCGCTGATCGCGCAACGGTTCGTCGCGACCGAACTCGAGGATCGGCCCGCTCGCGGAATCACGGGCGGCGATCGGGACGTCCTCGAGGCCTTCGAGCCGATCGTCCGCGGCGGGCCGGTCGATCCTGAGGTCCTCTCAGCGGCGGCTCCGGCGGACGACTAA
- the priL gene encoding DNA primase regulatory subunit PriL produces MQRLHARYPFLETARDAVATEAVDLATVVDQDRAVVDRARERVVAAIADGETGEPRRDTRVELLSYPVARVLVSMVEERVLVRKYARAEAATAYDRFTADFEDTTELKSVESTGLDLETLLAEFDLGGAVRETADGYRIDVGTYLPLAEDLWGDEWHLVNRALTDGEVPVDHDELLTLLREAIRGRIEDGLPFDVPEVIAAALEDEAAEIREVLADLELTQDIDTVVPDLFPPCMKALLDDIQKGEHLPHHSRFAITAFLTSIGMTTDEIVDLYRINSSFGEEMTRYQTDHIRGDSSPTEYSPPSCATMQSYGDCVNKDDLCERIPHPMAYYEERIDDADDDEIEDWREGESEEETASGD; encoded by the coding sequence ATGCAGCGACTGCACGCCCGGTACCCGTTCCTCGAGACCGCTCGCGACGCCGTGGCGACGGAGGCCGTCGATCTGGCCACCGTCGTCGACCAGGACCGGGCGGTCGTCGACCGCGCCCGCGAGCGCGTGGTGGCGGCCATAGCGGACGGCGAGACGGGCGAGCCGCGGCGAGACACGCGCGTCGAGTTACTCTCCTACCCCGTCGCGCGCGTCCTCGTCTCGATGGTCGAAGAACGCGTCCTCGTTCGCAAGTACGCCCGCGCCGAGGCCGCGACCGCTTACGATCGCTTCACGGCCGACTTCGAGGACACCACGGAACTGAAGAGCGTCGAGTCGACCGGGCTGGATCTGGAGACCCTCCTCGCGGAGTTCGACCTCGGCGGCGCGGTCCGGGAGACCGCCGACGGCTACCGGATCGACGTCGGCACCTACCTCCCCCTCGCCGAGGACCTGTGGGGCGACGAGTGGCACCTGGTCAACCGCGCGCTGACCGACGGCGAGGTGCCGGTCGACCACGACGAACTCCTGACCCTGCTCCGGGAGGCCATCCGGGGCCGCATCGAGGACGGCCTCCCCTTCGACGTCCCCGAGGTCATCGCCGCCGCCCTCGAGGACGAGGCCGCCGAGATCCGCGAGGTACTCGCCGACCTCGAGCTCACCCAGGACATCGACACCGTCGTCCCCGACCTGTTCCCGCCGTGTATGAAGGCCCTGCTCGACGACATCCAGAAGGGCGAACACCTGCCCCACCACTCCCGCTTTGCGATCACCGCCTTCCTGACGAGCATCGGGATGACGACCGACGAAATCGTCGACCTCTACCGGATCAACTCGTCGTTCGGCGAGGAGATGACCCGCTACCAGACCGACCACATCCGCGGCGACAGCTCGCCGACGGAGTACTCGCCGCCCTCCTGTGCGACGATGCAATCCTACGGCGACTGCGTGAACAAGGACGACCTGTGTGAGCGCATTCCGCATCCGATGGCCTACTACGAGGAGCGGATCGACGACGCCGACGACGATGAGATCGAAGACTGGCGGGAGGGAGAGAGCGAAGAAGAGACGGCCAGCGGCGACTGA
- a CDS encoding DNA polymerase sliding clamp: MFKAIVSAETLTSALDSISVLVDECKIHLEEDGLEIRAVDPANVGMVDLSLDASAFESYEADGGLIGVDLSRLEDIASMAESGQLVQLELDEETRKLQIQIEGLEYTLALIDPDSIRQEPDIPDLDLPAEVILEGKDVNRSVKAADMVSDHIALGVDEGEEYFYVDAEGDTDDVHLELTEADLIDLQVGPAHSLFSLDYLKDMNKAIPSDTEVTLHLGEEFPVKIYFGFAEGQGQVTYMLAPRIQSD; this comes from the coding sequence ATGTTCAAGGCCATCGTGAGCGCGGAAACGCTCACCAGCGCGCTCGATTCGATCAGCGTGCTGGTCGACGAGTGCAAGATCCACCTCGAGGAGGACGGCCTCGAGATCCGGGCCGTCGATCCCGCTAACGTCGGCATGGTCGACCTCTCGCTCGATGCCTCGGCGTTCGAATCCTACGAGGCCGACGGCGGGTTGATCGGCGTCGACCTCTCGCGGCTCGAGGACATCGCGAGCATGGCCGAATCCGGCCAGCTCGTCCAGCTCGAACTCGACGAAGAGACGCGAAAGCTACAGATTCAGATCGAGGGGCTCGAGTACACCCTGGCGCTGATCGACCCCGACTCGATCCGTCAGGAGCCGGACATTCCGGACCTCGATCTGCCCGCAGAGGTCATCCTCGAGGGGAAAGACGTCAACCGATCGGTCAAGGCGGCCGACATGGTCTCCGATCACATCGCGCTGGGCGTCGACGAGGGCGAGGAGTACTTCTACGTCGACGCGGAGGGCGACACCGACGACGTCCACCTCGAACTCACCGAAGCGGATCTGATCGACCTGCAGGTCGGCCCGGCCCACTCGCTGTTCTCGCTGGACTACCTGAAGGACATGAACAAGGCGATTCCCTCGGACACGGAGGTCACGCTCCACCTCGGCGAGGAGTTCCCGGTGAAGATCTACTTCGGCTTCGCGGAGGGGCAGGGACAGGTCACCTACATGCTCGCACCGCGCATCCAGAGCGACTGA
- a CDS encoding uracil-DNA glycosylase, translating into MSDRESTAWEFETEFADVLEAVPDEHRDPERFVPGVGPLSADVMLVGEAPGGQEVEQGEPFVGQAGQQLDRALESIGHDRRELYITNLVKVRPPENRDPHVDEIEAWWPVLEAELERVDPVVVVPMGSFATAELLETDETITDLHGEEFEREVPPASHASNEEGTGSSSEGGADPGERTERIVRPSFHPAAALYDRSKVDAIESDLRAALESA; encoded by the coding sequence ATGAGCGACCGCGAGTCCACCGCGTGGGAGTTCGAGACCGAGTTCGCTGACGTCCTCGAGGCGGTGCCCGACGAGCACCGCGATCCGGAGCGGTTCGTCCCCGGCGTCGGGCCGCTGTCGGCCGACGTGATGCTCGTCGGCGAGGCGCCGGGCGGTCAGGAAGTCGAGCAGGGCGAGCCGTTCGTCGGTCAGGCCGGCCAGCAACTGGACCGCGCCCTCGAGTCGATCGGCCACGATCGGCGCGAGCTGTACATCACCAACCTCGTGAAAGTGCGGCCGCCGGAGAACCGCGACCCCCACGTCGACGAGATCGAGGCCTGGTGGCCGGTGCTCGAGGCCGAACTCGAGCGCGTCGATCCCGTGGTCGTCGTCCCGATGGGCAGTTTCGCGACGGCCGAACTCCTCGAGACCGACGAGACGATCACGGACCTGCACGGCGAGGAATTCGAGCGCGAGGTGCCACCCGCCTCGCACGCCTCGAACGAGGAGGGTACCGGCTCCTCGAGCGAGGGAGGGGCCGACCCGGGAGAACGGACGGAGCGGATCGTCCGTCCGTCGTTTCACCCGGCCGCGGCGCTGTACGACCGGAGCAAGGTCGACGCGATCGAGTCGGACCTGCGGGCGGCCCTCGAGTCGGCCTGA
- a CDS encoding HalOD1 output domain-containing protein, whose product MPSTDDPTDASDADEPAYTTTFDPDGGERASEAVITAVAALTGNRPVDLEPLYEVVDPDALDSLIDHARRTDAGTHELWFAYAGYGIGVRSDGRIQFYDGAAPTA is encoded by the coding sequence ATGCCCTCCACAGACGATCCAACGGATGCGAGCGACGCGGACGAGCCGGCGTACACGACGACGTTCGATCCGGACGGCGGCGAGCGAGCCAGCGAGGCCGTCATCACGGCGGTCGCGGCGCTTACCGGCAATCGACCGGTCGACCTCGAGCCCCTCTACGAGGTCGTCGATCCGGACGCGTTAGACTCGCTGATCGACCACGCCCGGCGAACCGACGCCGGCACTCACGAACTCTGGTTCGCCTACGCGGGGTACGGAATCGGCGTGCGAAGCGACGGTCGGATCCAGTTCTACGACGGCGCCGCTCCGACCGCGTAG
- a CDS encoding alpha/beta fold hydrolase, whose product MPRATRDGVSIYYEYDESEGDGTPVVFVQGLGYGRWMWRWQREAVADDRDVIAPDNRGTGRSDAGLPPLLPRLPRKLRAPLLFKLAGYSIGGLAADLEEVLADAGIRRAHVVGASMGGMIAQRYALEYTRAETLTLCCTSHGGPDAVPVPDETQEFIFDVPDGANERETIRHRMRPAFTERFTNRNPHLMDRIIEWRLEQDADDPAREAQAAAVLDFDVSDRLEGLRVPTLVLHGTDDRVVPFENGLLLEEAIPNARLERFEGGSHCFFIEHADRVNEELRAFLADHD is encoded by the coding sequence ATGCCACGGGCCACTCGAGACGGCGTGTCGATCTACTACGAGTACGACGAGAGCGAGGGCGACGGCACACCGGTCGTCTTCGTGCAGGGGCTGGGCTACGGGCGCTGGATGTGGCGCTGGCAGCGCGAGGCCGTCGCGGACGACCGGGACGTGATCGCGCCGGACAACCGCGGCACGGGCCGATCCGACGCCGGCCTCCCACCACTGCTCCCGCGCCTGCCGCGGAAACTCCGCGCGCCGCTGCTCTTCAAACTGGCTGGCTACTCGATCGGCGGCCTCGCCGCGGACCTCGAGGAAGTCCTCGCCGACGCCGGCATCCGCCGGGCCCACGTCGTCGGCGCGAGCATGGGCGGGATGATCGCCCAACGCTACGCGCTCGAGTACACGCGCGCAGAGACGCTGACGCTGTGCTGTACGAGCCACGGCGGCCCCGACGCAGTCCCGGTTCCCGACGAGACTCAGGAGTTCATCTTCGACGTCCCCGACGGCGCGAACGAGCGCGAGACGATCCGCCACCGGATGCGCCCCGCCTTCACCGAGCGATTCACGAATCGGAACCCGCACCTGATGGATCGGATCATCGAGTGGCGACTCGAGCAGGACGCCGACGATCCCGCTCGCGAGGCCCAGGCCGCGGCCGTCCTCGACTTCGACGTCAGCGATCGGCTCGAGGGGCTTCGGGTGCCGACGCTGGTGCTCCACGGGACCGACGACCGCGTGGTCCCCTTCGAGAACGGGCTGCTACTCGAGGAGGCGATTCCGAACGCGCGACTCGAGCGGTTCGAGGGCGGCTCGCACTGCTTTTTCATCGAGCACGCCGATCGGGTGAACGAGGAACTGCGGGCGTTTCTCGCCGACCACGACTGA
- a CDS encoding DUF7472 family protein — protein sequence MLDREQIIEISVAVSMVLLMLGTMIAIGTQYGGSSGTLSPEGGELLVGAITGFILLMLAVGIGLAYVLNDPEDGLEADDETDADTGSAI from the coding sequence ATGCTCGACCGCGAACAGATCATCGAAATCAGCGTCGCCGTCTCGATGGTCCTGCTGATGCTCGGCACTATGATTGCTATCGGGACCCAGTACGGCGGGTCCAGCGGGACGCTCTCCCCCGAAGGCGGCGAACTGCTCGTCGGTGCCATCACCGGCTTTATCCTCCTGATGCTCGCGGTCGGTATCGGCCTCGCCTACGTCCTAAACGACCCCGAAGACGGCCTCGAGGCCGACGACGAGACGGACGCCGACACCGGCAGCGCGATCTGA
- a CDS encoding 23S rRNA (uridine(2552)-2'-O)-methyltransferase, translating into MARKDDYYNRAKQQGYRSRAAYKLKQLDDLENVISGHDTVVDLGAAPGGWLQVAAEKVGPQGTVIGVDLQRIKDLEDETLNERVETIRGDMTEEKTRDRVTDAAGGSVDVVVSDMAPNMSGEYSLDQARSLYLARQAFETALELLESGGNFVVKVFEGPDVDDLRADIDDEFQYVRATAPKASREESSEIYLIGKGRLTAPVREGDELEVEIVDVGSEGDGIASVDGYRLFVPDAEPGDVVDVRIEDVKPNFGFAEPLEEE; encoded by the coding sequence ATGGCCCGCAAAGACGACTACTACAACAGGGCGAAACAGCAGGGCTACCGAAGCCGGGCGGCCTACAAGCTCAAACAGCTCGACGACCTCGAGAACGTCATCTCCGGGCACGACACGGTGGTCGACCTCGGCGCCGCCCCCGGCGGCTGGCTGCAGGTCGCCGCCGAGAAGGTCGGCCCGCAGGGGACCGTCATCGGCGTCGACCTCCAGCGGATCAAGGACTTAGAGGACGAGACGCTCAACGAGCGCGTCGAGACGATCCGCGGCGACATGACCGAGGAGAAGACCCGCGACCGCGTCACCGACGCCGCGGGCGGCTCCGTGGACGTGGTCGTCTCGGACATGGCGCCCAACATGTCCGGCGAGTACTCGCTCGATCAGGCCCGCTCGCTGTACCTCGCGCGCCAGGCCTTCGAGACCGCGCTCGAACTCCTCGAGTCCGGCGGCAACTTCGTCGTGAAGGTCTTCGAAGGCCCGGACGTCGATGACCTCCGAGCCGACATCGACGACGAGTTCCAGTACGTCCGCGCGACCGCGCCGAAGGCCAGCCGCGAGGAGTCCTCCGAGATCTATCTGATCGGGAAGGGCCGGCTCACCGCCCCCGTCCGGGAAGGCGACGAACTCGAGGTCGAGATCGTCGACGTCGGCAGCGAGGGCGACGGGATCGCGAGCGTCGACGGCTACCGCCTGTTCGTCCCCGACGCCGAGCCCGGCGACGTCGTCGACGTCCGCATCGAGGACGTCAAACCGAACTTCGGGTTCGCGGAGCCACTCGAGGAGGAGTGA